From the Musa acuminata AAA Group cultivar baxijiao chromosome BXJ3-7, Cavendish_Baxijiao_AAA, whole genome shotgun sequence genome, one window contains:
- the LOC103992831 gene encoding scopoletin glucosyltransferase-like: protein MGSQSQDLHILFFPFLAPGHSIPMVDMAKLFSSRGVKSTILTTTANAPLVQPTVDRANQSGHRHPITTSVIRFPAAAAGLPDGCENVTHVTTQEGKLKFLQAVAMLRQPFEQALRRHNPDAVITDFFLPWTVDVTLELGLPCLVFQGTSLFAQCAYQSIKRHKPLESLPSDAESFVVPGLPHRIEMLRSQQGGSSEAPWVLEFYRQVGEAVHKSYGVMVNSFQELEPEYAEHYRNVEGKKAWHVGPVSLCNKDVLEKFERGDETSIDFNKCMDWLDAKARGSVIYVCFGSISQFSTAQLREIAIGLEAADKPFVWVVREVGGDGAEWLPEGYEERVVGAGKGLIIRGWAPQTLILDHPAVGGFLTHCGWNSCLESVSAGVPMATWPLFAEQFYNEKLIVEVLGIGIGVGVKEYAAREHEQKRKVVMAEAIAKTVARLMGGGEEAEGMRRRARELGEMAAKAVEVGGSSYVQMGDLIEELIDRRNAEGL from the coding sequence ATGGGGTCGCAGTCTCAGGACTTACACATACTGTTCTTCCCCTTCTTGGCCCCGGGCCACAGCATCCCCATGGTTGACATGGCTAAGCTCTTCTCCTCTCGTGGAGTCAAGTCCACCATCCTCACCACCACCGCCAACGCCCCCCTCGTACAGCCTACCGTCGACCGGGCCAACCAGTCCGGCCATCGCCACCCCATCACCACATCCGTCATCCGCTTCCCTGCGGCAGCGGCCGGCCTCCCCGACGGCTGCGAGAACGTCACCCATGTCACCACCCAGGAAGGAAAACTCAAGTTCCTCCAGGCCGTCGCCATGCTCCGCCAGCCCTTTGAACAAGCCCTCAGACGTCATAACCCCGACGCCGTCATCACCGACTTCTTCTTGCCGTGGACCGTCGACGTGACGCTGGAACTCGGCCTGCCGTGTCTCGTGTTTCAAGGCACCAGCTTATTCGCGCAATGCGCGTACCAAAGCATCAAACGCCACAAGCCGCTGGAATCTCTCCCGAGCGACGCGGAGTCCTTCGTCGTGCCCGGCCTCCCCCACCGCATCGAGATGCTGAGGTCGCAACAGGGGGGCTCTAGTGAGGCGCCGTGGGTGCTGGAATTTTACCGCCAAGTCGGGGAGGCCGTGCACAAGAGCTACGGCGTGATGGTGAATAGCTTTCAGGAGCTGGAGCCCGAGTACGCGGAGCACTACCGGAACGTGGAAGGTAAGAAGGCATGGCACGTCGGGCCCGTCTCTCTCTGCAACAAGGATGTGCTGGAGAAGTTCGAGAGGGGAGACGAGACTTCCATCGACTTCAATAAGTGCATGGATTGGCTCGACGCTAAAGCCCGCGGCTCGGTTATATACGTCTGTTTCGGAAGCATCAGCCAGTTTTCCACGGCTCAGCTAAGGGAAATAGCGATCGGTCTCGAGGCCGCCGACAAACCATTCGTCTGGGTTGTCCGAGAAGTCGGCGGGGATGGAGCAGAGTGGCTGCCGGAAGGGTACGAGGAGCGGGTGGTGGGAGCAGGGAAGGGGCTGATCATAAGAGGCTGGGCGCCCCAAACCCTGATCTTGGACCATCCCGCGGTGGGGGGATTCCTGACGCACTGCGGATGGAACTCTTGCCTAGAGAGCGTCAGCGCGGGCGTCCCCATGGCCACTTGGCCGCTCTTCGCTGAGCAATTCTATAACGAGAAGCTGATCGTGGAGGTGCTGGGGATCGGAATCGGCGTTGGGGTTAAGGAGTACGCGGCGAGGGAGCACGAACAAAAGAGGAAGGTGGTGATGGCGGAGGCTATCGCTAAGACGGTGGCGAGGCTGATGGGCGGAGGGGAGGAAGCAGAGGGCATGAGGAGGAGGGCGAGGGAGCTCGGTGAGATGGCGGCCAAGGCCGTGGAGGTTGGTGGGTCTTCTTATGTGCAGATGGGCGATCTCATCGAGGAGTTGATCGATCGAAGGAACGCAGAAGGGCTCTAA
- the LOC103992832 gene encoding uncharacterized protein LOC103992832: MKLSAHRHRLSVPLAPPCVTFLLYKRRLVPPSSAYSSHIANTRKIPKRKRRDSQEQEDEAMQKERAEPALVDYLSFRDLGADRLTSSAHHESSKRISAADRGDEGDDGFEFAFVLNDRGKSDQPIPADEIISDGRIRTLCPVLDNGLVLADGSPDREKIRRLPVEEPQRGFSLDSTSSLEADEIEKMPPEKYCAWTPGRCKKSTSMGSLLRWRIRDLVGRRSHSDGKEKFVFLTADERSGHKKKATKDAPTRSAIRNGRKAAAKAGEEEDEEEEEKEIGKKKKKKEKCGRGGGEGGHRQRR, encoded by the coding sequence ATGAAACTAAGCGCTCACCGGCACCGCCTCTCCGTGCCGCTCGCTCCACCCTGCGTTACGTTCCTCCTCTATAAACGCCGCCTCGTACCCCCTTCCTCCGCATACTCGTCACACATCGCGAACACGAGGAAGATCCCGAAACGAAAAAGAAGGGACAGCCAAGAACAAGAAGACGAGGCGATGCAAAAAGAGAGAGCCGAGCCTGCACTCGTGGATTACCTTAGCTTCCGCGATCTTGGAGCCGATCGCTTGACCTCCTCCGCACATCACGAGTCATCCAAGAGAATCTCCGCCGCAGACCGCGGTGATGAAGGCGACGACGGTTTCGAGTTCGCCTTCGTTCTCAACGACCGCGGGAAGAGCGACCAGCCGATCCCCGCCGACGAGATCATCTCCGACGGCCGGATCCGCACCCTCTGCCCCGTCCTCGACAACGGCCTTGTCCTCGCCGACGGCTCCCCTGACCGAGAGAAGATCCGACGGCTGCCTGTCGAGGAGCCGCAGCGGGGCTTCAGCCTGGACTCGACGTCGTCGTTGGAGGCCGACGAGATCGAGAAAATGCCACCTGAAAAGTATTGCGCGTGGACCCCGGGGCGGTGCAAGAAGAGCACTTCAATGGGGTCGCTGTTAAGGTGGCGGATCCGAGACCTGGTAGGGCGGCGTAGCCATAGCGACGGGAAGGAGAAGTTCGTGTTCCTCACGGCGGATGAGAGAAGCGGGCATAAGAAGAAGGCAACGAAGGACGCGCCAACACGGAGCGCCATTCGCAATGGAAGAAAGGCGGCGGCGAAagcgggggaggaggaggacgaagaggaagaggagaaagagattgggaagaagaagaagaaaaaggaaaaatgtgGGCGAGGAGGGGGAGAAGGAGGCCACCGCCAACGGCGGTGA